A stretch of DNA from Ananas comosus cultivar F153 unplaced genomic scaffold, ASM154086v1, whole genome shotgun sequence:
AAAGAGTCGATCGTAAACACAGAGATTACGAAGTTCGAAAACGCCACAATCTCATCAGTAGAAGAATAACAATATTTCATGATCACGAATAGCATATTCGCTGTCGCGGAAAAGAAAACATCTGAAATTACAATTGCAGTGGGTATAAGAAGATTACCTCACCAGCATTTTCTAGCTCTTCTTCTGAACTGCCAGCCCAAAGTGTGTGGGCCCTGAAAGCAGCTTCCATGTTGGCGAGAAACTCCTGCACCGCCGCGCTGTCTTTCTCCGGATCAGGTGCTGCGTTCGAGAAGGATACGACGAAGCTGCCACCCCAAACGAAATCAATTTCAGAGATAtcggcggcgtcgtcgtcgcgAGAAGAGTTGCATAAACAGAAAATGCCGTCGTCAGAATAGCATTCTGACGATTAAGATCTGGAAAATCGCATGTAAAATCCACCCGTATATGCAGCATGATGCTCTTCGCACGCCGTAAAAGGTTAGGGGGGGGCAGCAGGCAGTGTTTAGAAGGTTCATATTCGAAAATCATGGCAGAAGATGCGGTGATTTGGTGAGAAGGGCGAGAAGAGAAAGATGCGACAGAGATAGgggtttttttataaaaaaaaaaaaaaaaaaaaaattgacctCTTGATGGATCTGACGAGATCGGCGGCGGAGGGGTGGCGCATCCGATCCAAGAAGTGGTGCCAAGCGAGGGGCGGCGCCGAGGGGGAGGAGCCCTCCATCGATCGagcagaggaggaggacgacgaggacgaggacgaggacgagggagCCCTCCGAGAATAGGGATCGAGGAGGACCCCTGGATTCTTCTACTAGGTTCCAAAGTTTTTGATGGTGTTGTTTTTCGGGGGCTGGTTTTATTCTAAAAGAAGGacgaaggattttttttttttttttcctctctctctttgttggACAGGACATAATCACAAAACCTATGGAGGGgggaaataaaataagtaattattgGCAATTTTTCCGCAGATTCGGATGGACGAGTATAAAGTAAAAGAATTTTCTTCGTCCAAAAAGGGGTAAAATATAGGACGACATTTGTAAGTCTTCAGAGAGTCAGCAAGGCGGTCACTTTAATtttgctaaattacagaaagcttttttattttattttttttttattttaaacaatttatattttattttttaaaaagtttagaaaattttttttttatagagaacGGTGTTaatgaaaataacaaaataatcaaattaccATTACGTTttctataaaagaaaatttaatatatttctgttattattttgaaaggtatttttagtataaatcataaaatactGACGAAGAAGTAATAAAATTCTGACGGAGGGAAGTtatatgcaacaacttgaaatgttaaagaagtaaaatataaattttttaaagttaaaaagaaaagtaaaaaaatgacatttataaaaaaaaaaattctaaaatttaaccctttatttttgttaaaattaataatttcttataagaaactttaatttgattatctataaataataagttaaaaaaaaaaaatcagatgtTAACAAAGTATCAAACAACCTAAAAGCTCCGTGTAGAATTATTGACCAAAGTTGCTTTACATGCTATTTAGaaggacttttttataaaataaccctgtaaaaatttaaaatttgcaaaacgattctgtcaaaattttatttggaaaactaaccctcatttcgccacgtcggcgccATGTCATAacttcttttaaaggcggtgaatcgttccccattttctctcatttcttttaAGGCGGTAAATCGTTCCCTGctttttccatttcttttaaaagcgATGAATCGTTTTTCGcttttttccatttcttttaaaagcaGTGAATCATTTCctgattttttttcatttcttttaaaagtggtgaatcgttccccgctttctctcattttttttaacgacggtgaatcgttcaccgcatacagtaaataagtgaaaggcggtgaattaattcaccgcctttaaaagaaatgggagaaagcGAAAAACGATTCatcgtctttaaaagaaatagggcctttaaaaaaaatgggaGAAGGAAGGGGAACGATTCAttgcctttaaaagaaattttgatacggcgccgacgtggcgaaagaagtgttagttttccaaataaaatttcgaGATGATTATttcgcaaattttaaaattctaaaaaattattttataaaaaagtgcATTTAGAAAGTGCGATGTTCATACATAACATCATATTTTCTATATGATAATAAGTCGGTTATATTATAAGTCCAATGCAAAAGTATACGTTTATACTTTCGCCCCgactttattttatataacaGCATTAGATATTTAGATGGAGTGCAAGCACCAAACGAACCCTAAATAAAGTTGAGAAGACGAGAGGGTCCATACAGTTTCACCGTCAGACAAATTTAGGTTTGACAACAATCCGTAAGAAGATACGAGGGTCTAAACATCCCGCACAACAAAACGCAACCCAGAAAAAACGACGAAGTTAATCATTCTGAGAAAaattatgcatatatatatagaattacaGATACAATAATTCTGGATTCTTTGTATGAGCTCTGAACctataaataactttttttggATGTCACTAACTGAAAGTGTTCTCTACACATATCTTACAAATTCGAATATATCAGAATACGagtaaaataaaggaaaaacacaaagtgaacaaaaaaaaaaaaaattgctgtgGCCTCACATGTGCGGTGTCCTCTTTGTATCCAACTTTCATGTTTCTTGACATCATTGTTCAGGACTCTCGGATATACTTCAGCTGCTAAGTTTtcttgttaatatttttttaaaaaaagtctcAAAAAAGAGTGTAGAGCATTGTACTACTACTGCATAAGAGAACAGAAAGAGGTGAGGAAGTGTTTAGTTGAGTGCAGGGCCACTTTCATCCTTCACAATCAAGTCCACAGGATTCTGCTCGGCCCAGACGGCTGCATCCAGATACCCAAGCTCAAACAACTTGTCGAGAACATAATCCGCAGCAGGCTCTAGTGCCCAGTTAAATAGCTGGAGAAAAACATTAGCAGCTGTCTCAAGGGTAGTGCATTGAATAAGAATTAGTTTTAAGCCAATAAAAGCGTTGAAAGTGAACCTGTCGTGGAGTGGCTCTGTTCTCTGGATTGCGATCTGGGCTTATTCCAATCCCTCGTAGTCCCAAACGGCTAGCCGGGAAAGCACAAACTCGAACCTGCAATTATATGCAGAAAAGATCAATCACATGCAAGCAGAAAAGTGTTGTCTACTTAGAAGATGTAACCGCGAATATAATGAAGCACTACAGAAACTAGGTTGAAAGATGCTGTCATTAATCAATGTAAAGTCGCAAATGTAGTaccaaacaaaaatcaaaattagaagaaatataaatatCGAAGCCAATTAgctcgggaaaaaaaaaagctgaccAAGTAATATAAAGTAGAAAACAAATCTTACTGTTTCAGAAGCAGAAGTAGGAGGCATAAACAATGTAAGGCCCCCATCAATGCACAATCGGTTCCGGAACATTGTTGCAGGCCTCGGAGCTAAATATCTAGACCAAGATAAAAGGTCCTTTTTTCGTTTATTTCGTAGGAAGAAGGTGGTACTGAAAGAAGCAAGAgcgaaataataataaagtaaacaaaaaaaccCAGCATACCCTGGAATGAAAGATGATGTAAAAAGTGCATTAACGAGATCTTCCTTAGAGTCGAATTGATCCACAAGTAGACCCCTTGGCCTCCAAAATAACTGAGTAATTGCAACTGCCTCAGAAGAAGATAAGTTAAGGCAACACAAATGATCAGTTCTTTTAGTTCTCCAGCGAAAGCAATTTGGGAGATGAGAACAAAGCATAACAAAGAATATCATAACAAACCCTACAATGATAGATGCATTAACAAATGGTCGGAACCTAATACTTCCCATTAATAATAATTACGATTAATGTGTGTGGTTATGTCTAATGAATCCAAACACAAAACAATAGCTCGTATATATTAATGATGAAGATTAAACAGTTTCCACTGCTAGAATAGTTAGGAGACGCATCAACCCTCAAGGGGGTAGTCGCGGCCCTTACACGTTGCAACAATTAAGCcctaaaagaaacaaaaacaacagAAAGAGAAACCGAAGAATACAACATAAAGTAGTAATATACACCCAATCATACAAATATATACATGATAAATAATAGACTTCCATTATCTTAAAAATTGTTGTATAATAAGCTGTTCACGCTAGTTTTAAGAAGAAGCTGTTATCATTCACTCGTTATATTTTTACTCGGTTCAAAAGTACCAGATATAGAAAGCTTACCACGAACCCTTCCATTAGATCTAATGTGTGCATCATCAGGAAGAAATCTGTTAAGCACATCTCTAAGTAGAGCCTGTAAAAGATAGCATTATTATCATCCAGAAGTACTAGAAAGCTGACAGGATTTTGTTATTGTTCATTATTCATTTATTCATTATTCATTTTATGGACCGTATTGTTGCATGCAGTACTGCTGCACATAAAAATTCACTCTATAAAGTTCTTGTGAAGTCACAGagttttcaaaaagaaaaattagatagtaacaAGATGTTGTTCTCATTTAAAATGTTCTCATCTAATTATGCAGAACACTTTCTAGTCTTTCAGTTTCTAAACAATCAGAATTTTGAACTTAAACAAGCATGCTTCTAACATAATGCACCACAAATAAGTAACATTCATCAGCACAGCAACAAGGGTTCAGCAGAAGTTTTTGTACGTCTAGGAGTTTCTgttttatacttttatataaaatCGTTATGTTATATGACTTTTGTGTCTTATCATTTAAGTTCTTGCAAGATCTCTAATTAGTTCACACTCCTAGCTCAAGATATAGCTAGATGTCAAGTTGATtgcaattaataaataaattaacacAAATGCTGGGTCAAACTCCAAATAAACAATGTAAATATCCAAACAGACATCATTGTTGTGCAGAGAATTTCCCAATGGAAAGCAACAATAGCATGCACAGTCCATAAATGATGGAATACACTTCAATAATAGATATGCTGACATCACCCACTTAAtcagaaactaaaattttggaGAAATCCCCGAACAGTGACGTActataaaaagtataaaataatacgaGCAATACATATTTATGCATAATGCACAGttttccaaaaagaaaaatcataccCCAAGCCGAAATGCAGTGCCTCTCACCCGGCAATCCTCCGCCAGAACCTTGGTCATTTGCAGGGCATGTTCCATGCTATTTCCAGAAGCAATAACTGCACAGACTATGGCACCAGCTGATGAGCCAGCTAATGGTGTGGTTTCCTAAATCGTTAAGTTGGTTCAATTTATGATGAGACTGGTAGAATTTCTTATATAATCTGCTCTAAATAGCATAAGAAAATGGGGAAAAAACCAAATGAATACACATGCAGATCTATAACATAAAGGAACTGCTAACAAAATCTTAGCATGGAGACATGGAGCAACATGCTTAAATCACACAAAATCACTctctaggtggttactcttggTCGGCAGGTTGAAGTATATTAACTCAGTAACCATTATAGGGAATGGATAAAGATATTGAAAGCTATATAACATTAACGGAATACGAAGACCAATGTAACTAGAGTCTGAAATAGTATTCTGAGTCCTATCTGTAGAAAATTTCCggctataaattaatatttcccATTTCTCTTGCATTCCTTATCTTGTGAGTGTGACTTGATTTTATTTCCTAAACATTTTCTCCTTTGACTCGGAGTCGGCGGTGATCCAAGTAGTACAGATCACACGAAGGCATTGATATATTatccatttgaaaattttgatagaccTCAGTGAGCCATATCTGTGAGGCTACAACGGAGTAACAATTAGGAAGGTCCTAACATGAACATAAAACGTCTCTTGCTCTACAAGAGGAAGGAAGGGAGACCATTaaagaatatttaataatttcacaatataaaattattctcCAGGTAATAGAATCATCGAGATGCCGCGAAACGGAAGTACCTTGATGTAGCCCTTCTCAAGAAGGAACTGAGCAACCCCGAGATGATAAGGGAGGAGGAGCCCTGCGGCCGAGAAGCTAAACCCTGGGCTCGTCACCTTCCTCCGCTCCATCTCTGCCTCCACATCCTCCGCCCTCTGCTCCCAAACCAGCTCCTCATCCACCGCATCCTCcaccaccgcctccgccgccgcaatcgactccctcctcctcctgctaATGTACGTCTCCCCGCGATCCGCGATCGCATTTGGGGCCTCCCCCGATGGCGCCGGCGCCGAGGCGGCGCCGTCCTTGTTCCTGATGAGCAAGGACGCGAGCCCCAGGAACAGCTCCCCGGTTGCCACCGCGAAGGACTTCTTCCCGGtgtccggcggcggcggcggcggccaccgTCCCCCGCCTCCGCCCGCGCTGCTGCCGCCCCCATCGGCTCGGGCGCGGAAGCGGACGAACctagggttggggttggggttggggaagaggcggagggaggcgaaggAGGCGACGGCCATGGAGAAGAGAGGTAGggctcttcctcctcctcttcctcgtcctcTCGGCTTCCTCAAAAGcatcgccctcctcctcctcctcctctccctttctctctccctctcctacGCCCTGTCGTGTGCGTGCGTGTACATCAACGGAAACATTCGGTGCGAGGGAGAAAGGCAAAGTATATATCCCACCGTTCTGGGAAAAGAAGTGCGCGGAGAGTTTGGTATCGCATCTCCTCCTCGGAGGGGCGGTAATAACTAATAAGAACGTAGCGGGAGGTGCGAAGGAGACGAAGGATGCCGCTTCTTCTTTTACTCGGTGCCTCATAATCCGGGCCGAACCGCCCGGTTCGGTTCGACCGGTTAGTTTACCAACAACCGGACCGCGGGAGAATTCATTCTGGACCGCACCGTTCAGCGGTCTAACTGGTAAACCCGTCTACCGTTCGGATTATTTCGTAAGATACAAATCAAattgagtgaggctactatgctatcggaagtacgggGCCTTTCATGTTTTCagttcgttttcgatgttgcgactttcgaatcgtcgatcggctccgttaaacttgatctagagtatttgaagtacatagaaaataaattttatgattttacaatatcatttgcctagtgaacgaaggggctcaaaatcaacggctgaaaataaaaatcttacaaaatgtaataatatgacattaaaattttaaatcaaagatattgatcttgttttatatagtataaagaattttctatcaaaattccacgtgatttgaatatttcta
This window harbors:
- the LOC109704616 gene encoding vacuolar protein sorting-associated protein 9A-like, which gives rise to MEGSSPSAPPLAWHHFLDRMRHPSAADLVRSIKSFVVSFSNAAPDPEKDSAAVQEFLANMEAAFRAHTLWAGSSEEELENAGEVIFLYPLQL
- the LOC109704612 gene encoding uncharacterized protein LOC109704612 (The sequence of the model RefSeq protein was modified relative to this genomic sequence to represent the inferred CDS: added 84 bases not found in genome assembly), translating into MLLRKPRGRGRGGGRALPLFSMAVASFASLRLFPNPNPNPRFVRFRARADGGGSSAGGGGGRWPPPPPPDTGKKSFAVATGELFLGLASLLIRNKDGAASAPAPSGEAPNAIADRGETYISRRRRESIAAAEAVVEDAVDEELVWEQRAEDVEAEMERRKVTSPGFSFSAAGLLLPYHLGVAQFLLEKGYIKETTPLAGSSAGAIVCAVIASGNSMEHALQMTKVLAEDCRVRGTAFRLGALLRDVLNRFLPDDAHIRSNGRVRVAITQLFWRPRGLLVDQFDSKEDLVNALFTSSFIPGYLAPRPATMFRNRLCIDGGLTLFMPPTSARPRRLHPDTQAQTTCREHNPQQALVPS